A window from Calliopsis andreniformis isolate RMS-2024a chromosome 7, iyCalAndr_principal, whole genome shotgun sequence encodes these proteins:
- the LOC143181876 gene encoding uncharacterized protein LOC143181876, whose amino-acid sequence MPQKCCICKIRKDSPGCFNLSFHRITTDEKIREKWKQIIKSNFGIEYKTQVYVCNLHFEKECFYYSGLCKNRMLRKGSCPTILSNFKDNEVQDHTKYIEENYSEISIKESRDNKAFQNEKVDVSIKSNGPNQPIIKSEPNNTADEPITQVIEQNLGKDEYAKKTPCGTFLRQTFKKSLKDENLEFLNLDYSVQNFVKMKDILRRGKAEVIELRRKNNRLRTKLHRCTKQIKSLKSLISHMKERNYTSDKVSDILKVSSN is encoded by the exons aTGCCACAAAAGTGCTGTATTTGTAAAATACGAAAAGATTCTCCAGGATGTTTTAACTTAAGTTTTCATCG GATTACTACAGACGAGAAAATCAGAGAAAAATGGAAACAAATAATAAAAAGTAATTTTGGTATTGAATATAAAACACAGGTTTATGTGTGTAATTTGCATTTTGAAAAAGAATGCTTTTATTATTCTGGGTTGTGTAAAAATAGAATGCTCAGAAAAGGATCCTGTCCCACTATACTCTCCAATTTTAAAGATAATGAAGT TCAAGATCACACCAAATATATTGAAGAGAATTATTCAGAAATTAGTATAAAAGAGTCACGAGACAATAAAGCATTTCAAAACGAAAAAGTGGATGTTTCTATAAAAAGTAATGGACCAAA ccAACCCATCATAAAAAGTGAACCCAATAATACAGCTGATGAGCCAATAACACAGGTGATTGAACAAAATTTAGGAAAGGATGAGTATGCTAAAAA GACACCCTGTGGTACTTTTCTACGTCAAACTTTTAAAAAGTCTTTAAAAGATGAAAAtttggaatttttaaatttggatTATTCAGtacaaaattttgtaaaaatgaAGGATATATTAAGACGTGGAAAGGCTGAAGTAATAGAACTTCGTAGAAAAAATAATAGACTGAGGACTAAGTTACATCGTtgcacaaaacaaataaaaagttTAAAATCTTTAATTTCTCACATGAAGGAGCGTAATTATACATCAGATAAAGTATCTGACATTCTTAAAGTAAGTAGTAATTAA